From a single Sander vitreus isolate 19-12246 chromosome 4, sanVit1, whole genome shotgun sequence genomic region:
- the LOC144516219 gene encoding fidgetin-like protein 2 has translation MLSPVTPYSLLKMHWSPEHAAPLSQWPEQHLDVTSTTSPPSAHKHDPYATAGRRSYAPAGYPWASDDISALTASSLLKRYAEKYSGLELSYERPPTGAYSEPGSFLKTESEPWALGQGMECYPGLEALTGTKVGSASVGIPTTGSVTVVSSNLASEPSYSGAGSCSAPSSQEYPPAYNSTYLSSGYCPQPSAALPPAHLHSLQAAPTLVPSYSASTPVYNYPPGCYPQTSLSSGYSHPSASYLPAGISAPTPLAPRPTMVGGNYSYPSHSLGGSSEGGVPLKRKAFEMAEEGQEGGEVDGSRYRKYGNGHGNSHSKGHGNGYDMSGSTSDPQAYKPGKPMMSPPYGGAGDYSPPSGQAGESVSGEHNFPQQQRMSMKIPASHTGSEDPTAGR, from the exons ATGCTCAGTCCTGTCACCCCATACA GTCTGTTGAAGATGCACTGGTCCCCGGAGCACGCCGCCCCCTTATCTCAGTGGCCTGAGCAGCACCTAGATGTCACCTCTACTACCTCACCGCCGTCTGCCCACAAACACGACCCCTATGCTACGGCTGGTCGCCGTAGCTATGCCCCTGCAGGTTACCCTTGGGCAAGTGATGACATATCAGCCCTTACTGCTTCTTCTCTGCTCAAACGCTACGCTGAAAAGTACTCAGGCTTGGAGCTGTCCTATGAACGCCCTCCTACAGGGGCCTACTCAGAGCCTGGATCTTTCCTGAAAACTGAATCTGAGCCATGGGCACTGGGTCAGGGCATGGAGTGTTATCCTGGACTGGAGGCATTAACTGGCACCAAGGTGGGCTCTGCATCTGTGGGCATCCCAACCACAGGAAGTGTGACAGTAGTGAGCAGTAACTTGGCCTCTGAGCCAAGCTACAGTGGCGCTGGCTCCTGCAGTGCCCCGTCATCTCAGGAATACCCTCCTGCCTACAACAGCACCTACCTGTCCTCAGGATACTGCCCTCAGCCCAGCGCAGCACTTCCCCCTGCCCATCTACACTCTTTGCAGGCCGCACCCACTCTGGTGCCCAGCTACAGCGCCAGCACTCCTGTCTACAACTACCCTCCAGGGTGCTACCCCCAAACAAGCCTGTCTTCTGGATACAGCCACCCCAGTGCCTCCTACCTGCCCGCTGGGATTAGCGCCCCCACTCCTCTGGCCCCTAGGCCCACCATGGTGGGGGGCAATTACAGCTACCCATCTCACAGCCTTGGAGGGAGCTCCGAGGGAGGAGTGCCACTAAAACGCAAGGCCTTTGAGATGGCAGAGGAAGgacaggagggaggagaggtggACGGATCGCGCTACAGAAAGTATGGCAACGGCCATGGAAACAGTCACAGCAAAGGTCACGGCAATGGCTACGATATGAGCGGCTCGACCTCAGACCCACAGGCCTACAAACCTGGAAAGCCCATGATGTCACCCCCTTATGGCGGGGCAGGGGACTACAGCCCACCATCAGGCCAAGCAGGAGAGAGTGTGTCAGGGGAGCACAACTTTCCTCAGCAACAAAGAATGTCTATGAAGATACCTGCATCGCACACAGGATCTGAAGACCCCACTGCAGGCCGCTGA